Proteins encoded together in one Arvicanthis niloticus isolate mArvNil1 chromosome 7, mArvNil1.pat.X, whole genome shotgun sequence window:
- the Tlr10 gene encoding LOW QUALITY PROTEIN: toll-like receptor 10 (The sequence of the model RefSeq protein was modified relative to this genomic sequence to represent the inferred CDS: inserted 4 bases in 3 codons; deleted 2 bases in 2 codons; substituted 1 base at 1 genomic stop codon), producing MKFSSSIYTLCNIIMSTEAWAPRPAGERQLISNCSNMALRMAPPDVTPATTMLDRSYNPLHQFQSSDFHSFSKLCVLILCHSRIQQLDTEVLNLNKDLSYLDLSYNRLKSIIWSSLVDLRHLDLSFNDFDTLPACEEIGNMPHLETLGLSGVNIQRSDLQKISHLHLSTVLLGLSTLSHYEEGSLPILNSTALHTILPMNTNSWMLLCDGMKTSKIVEMSNIDGKSQFISYEASRTLSVENTKASTLILHKVDLLWDDLLHIVQFVWWTSVEYFQIQDLTFGGMVHQDHGSFDYSNNAMEAIILENTHFRVFFIPQDRIYLFFTQMDIENLTISYAQMPHLLFPSHPQSFQHLNFANNILTDDLFKNPIHLPYLKTLILRSNKLETLSLVSLFANHTSLLHLDLSQNLLQHENGEGCVWPDTLILLNLSSNKFDXAVFRCLPKSIQTLDLNSNRIXAVPKXLLRELSIAFTFLTDFPGCDHFTQLSILNIEMNLILSPSLNFFQSCQEVKTLNAGRNLFGCTCDLRGVIWLEKHSESLLAGWPDSYTCXYPLSLKGTPLKDVYLPELACDTTLLIVTTVLVVLFLGLVVAFCMLYFDICWYLRMLGQCVWTQHRVRRTIREECRRSIQFHAFISYAAQDSVWLKNKLILNLETEDGSILLCLPERNFGPDRSIDENIISCTEKSYKSILVLSPNFVQNGWYHYELYLVHQDLFHDGYDDVIPILLEPIPSYCIPTRFPKLKALLEKKVYLEWPKDRRKCGLFWANLRAAIKVNLSDTRGRCELQTFIKPSEEFQGSTISLVRTNSF from the exons atgaaattcagcAGCAGCATCTACACACTTTGTAACATCATTATGTCAACAGAAGCCTGGGCTCCAAGGCCGGCAGGTGAAAGGCAACTGATCTCCAACTGTTCCAACATGGCTTTAAGGATGGCTCCCCCAGATGTGACCCCAGCCACAACCATGCTGGATCGATCCTATAACCCCCTCCATCAATTCCAGAGCTCAGATTTCCACTCTTTCTCCAAACTGTGTGtcctgatcctgtgccacagcagGATCCAACAGCTGGACACCGAGGTCCTCAACCTTAACAAGGACTTAAGCTACCTAGACTTGTCTTACAACAGACTAAAGTCCATCATTTGGTCTTCCTTGGTAGATCTCAGACATTTAGATCTGTCTTTTAACGACTTTGATACTCTGCCTGCCTGTGAGGAGATTGGCAACATGCCACATCTGGAAACCTTAGGTTTGAGCGGGGTGAACATACAAAGATCAGATCTCCAGAAAATTTCTCATTTGCATCTCAGCACTGTCTTGTTAGGGCTGAGTACTCTGTCCCACTATGAAGAAGGCAGCCTGCCCATCCTAAACTCGACAGCACTTCACACCATTTTACCAATGAACACAAATTCCTGGATGCTTCTGTGTGATGGAATGAAGACTTCGAAGATAGTAGAAATGTCAAATATAGATGGTAAGAGTCAGTTTATAAGTTACGAGGCTTCGCGGACACTTTCTGTGGAGAACACCAAGGCGTCCACTCTGATTCTCCATAAAGTTGACTTGCTCTGGGATGACCTTCTCCACATTGTCCAGtttgtgtggtggacatcagTGGAATATTTCCAAATTCAGGACCTGACTTTTGGAGGGATGGTTCATCAGGACCACGGTTCATTTGACTACTCAAATAATGCAATGGAAGCTATAATCTTGGAGAACACACATTTCAGAGTC TTTTTTATTCCCCAGGATAGAATCTACTTGTTTTTCACCCAAATGGACATAGAAAACCTGACGATATCGTATGCACAAATGCCACATCTGCTCTTCCCCAGTCACCCCCAAAGTTTCCAACATTTAAATTTTGCCAATAACATCTTAACAGACGACCTGTTTAAAAACCCTATCCATCTGCCTTATTTGAAAACTCTGATTCTGAGGAGCAACAAACTGGAGACCCTTTCTCTGGTGAGTCTCTTTGCCAACCACACGTCCTTGCTTCACTTGGATCTGAGCCAGAACCTATTGCAACATGAAAATGGGGAGGGCTGCGTGTGGCCAGACACCTTGATCCTTTTGAACTTGTCATCCAATAAATTTGA GGCTGTTTTCAGATGTTTGCCTAAAAGTATCCAAACACTTGATCTGAACAGTAACAGAATTTGAGCAGTCCCTA GTCTTTTACGAGAGCTAAGTATTGCTTTTACTTTTCTGACTGACTTCCCTGGGTGCGATCACTTCACACAGCTCTCTATTCTGAACATTGAAATGAATTTAATTCTCAGCCcatctctgaat tttttccagagctgtCAGGAGGTAAAGACTCTGAATGCAGGAAGAAATCTATTCGGGTGTACCTGTGACTTACGAGGTGTCATTTGGCTTGAAAAACATTCTGAGAGCCTGTTGGCTGGATGGCCAGACTCATACACCT AATACCCTTTGAGTCTAAAGGGGACTCCATTAAAAGATGTTTATCTTCCTGAATTAGCTTGCGACACAACTTTGCTGATTGTCACCACTGTGCTGGTTGTGCTGTTTCTGGGTTTGGTTGTAGCATTCTGCATGCTTTACTTTGACATATGCTGGTATCTCAGGATGCTGGGCCAGTGCGTATGGACACAGCACAGGGTTAGGAGGACAATTCGAGAAGAGTGTAGGAGAAGTATACAGTTCCATGCCTTTATCTCCTATGCTGCACAAGACTCAGTCTGGTTGAAGAACAAACTGATTCTCAATTTAGAAACAGAAGACGGCTCTATCTTGCTTTGTCTTCCCGAGAGAAACTTTGGCCCTGACAGGAGCATTGATGAAAATATTATAAGCTGCACTGAGAAGAGCTATAAGTCCATCCTCGTGTTGTCTCCCAACTTTGTCCAGAATGGGTGGTACCATTATGAACTCTACCTCGTCCATCAGGATCTCTTCCATGACGGTTATGATGATGTCATTCCCATCTTACTAGAACCCATTCCGTCCTACTGTATTCCTACCAGGTTTCCTAAGCTGAAAGCTCTTTTGGAAAAGAAAGTGTATTTAGAGTGGCCCAAGGACAGGCGCAAATGTGGGCTTTTTTGGGCAAACCTTCGAGCTGCTATTAAAGTTAATTTATCAGACACAAGGGGAAGGTGTGAGCTACAGACATTCATAAAGCCCAGTGAGGAATTCCAGGGTTCTACCATCTCTCTGGTAAGGACAAACAGCTTCTAA